Genomic segment of Dunckerocampus dactyliophorus isolate RoL2022-P2 chromosome 13, RoL_Ddac_1.1, whole genome shotgun sequence:
AGAGTGGCAGCCTCCAAAAGTTGAGACTCTGAGCTGACCCGCACGGGGGAGAGGGGCTCCTGCTTGATGGCTACAGGGAGGGCAATGGAGGACTGAGGCGAGGAGGAGCCGGGATGAGGAGGTGCAGCAGCGCTTGTAAGAGACGACATGGAGGCAGCCAAGGAGGATTCCACCGGTTCTGTCTTCTCCTCTTTTAGTTGAATTGGAAGTGCAGCGGATATGTTGCCGGCTTCAATAAACACACAGTGAGCTggtattaatttaatttgaaacTACAATTAAATAACTTAATGTTACCTTGCATTCCTTTTAATAAGTCAATGCGTTTTTCTCTTAGGGTGCTCATCTCTGTGGTGATCTGAAAATGAGCAAACATACAGGCTATCATGATGAGATTGTATCACATCGAAGTGTTTCTAATAAATTCActaagcattattatctttgtaaaggtggATTTTTTGATTGAGGTGCATGTAATGACGTGACGGGTAATTGTTCCTTACAataattaaaaactgcataacTTGTGTTGTGACCGACCTGCTGTTTGACCACCATGAACCGCTGCACCTCCATGTAGGCGGCCTCCAGTGCCGCCCTGGCCTGAATGAGGTTGCTGTCCACCGTCTGCAGCGAGCGACTAAGCTCCTCCTCGCGCAGGGACACGGCCAGCAGCTGGTCGATCTGTAAACGATCAGCTTCACACACCCCCAAAACACATAGAACACCATTATTAATAGAGTATAAAAGAGGGCCTATCCTACTCATTTCATGGGCTTTTTGGATCCCAGCAGGGCATTGTAATAAGTGTCTATCGATAAAATACTCAATAAATCTTAAGGCTCTGTACAGGGTAAATCTCCATCTTCTCCTCTTGTCTGAAACTCTACTCCCCCGACCACGCCTACTCCTGCTCCAGCCCCGCAACTACTGCCACCACTGAGAGCTGCATAGGGACACGCCCACCTCAGCTGGTTACATGCTCCTGGTTATCAGTAAACAGTAAAGAAGAAACAGATATTGGATATGATTGGGTGAATATTAGCCAATCCAGCATCAACCTGTTCTTTGTTCACAAACAGCTGTCAGTAAAGTGGCAAGAGCAGAGGAGCAGTGACAGTGaagtaggtctttagctccctgGAAACACTAAATATTTCCATTGCTGGGCAGCGGTCGCAGGTTACCGCTAGGCAAACGGCAAGTTCCCAATTATGGACTTTCTCAAGTTGTGACGTAAGATATTTACAAGATCTTGTGGAAATCTTATGAAGCTCTCATAAAAGACGAGATTTCGGAGTGGCATAAAAACGAAACCAAGGATAACGTCAAAACACACCAGCCTCATGATATGGCACTTCCACATCAACAAGAGTACAACGTTTtagactagggctgtcaaatgatttagATTGAATCAAATGAATGCCGTCATAACAGATAGGTGTGTTTAACGTAATCAATGAATAAATTAGTCGCAGTCGTTAACGCgcttttttgacagccctattttaaACATAGATATGTGAATAGTGTGCAAACGTAGGTATCCAGCATATGTTGTGTAGTTGTGCCGAACCAAGGGAGGCATAATGGATTTCACTACTACTTGCTaacaaccagcagagggtgctattcattatgtacagtataaacgaTTTACTGCCAAGGGGGattgatgtacaaattgaaagtaaacaaaaagagaGTAAAGTTTGGTTTGGGAGCAGTTTGAAGTAAAACAATTTAACATCCAAGATTATATATAGTCACCTATAACAACGACTGGtggaatggagtgaggttccctgGGCTGTTGGAGTTAGCATAGCAAATGAGCATTTGTTTTCATCCACAGGTATTGTTAGTTCATTTTCTTACATTGAGCTTCCTCTTCTTAGGTTTACTCTGAATCTGACCACCAGACTGAACTCACTCCCTTTAGTGTTTCAGATTGTGGTTACATTTTGTGTACACAAAGCAACTAATTGCAATTTAGACTTGTTggaatatatatacacatacttcTTGCAATACTTAGTTTTGTGTGCTTCTACTTAACTAAATTACATAAATATGATCAGGGGAATTTCAGCGTAATGTAGCAAAGACACTAACCACTTTTGGATTTGATCTTTCTTCGTTTTTTATCTTGTTCCACACCTGCAGCCTCTTGGCTCAGAACATCCTAAAGGACGGGAACAGGAAGATAACAAATTGTTTGCATGAAACaaatgaacacatttattttcttGGGAGATATTCCACAGCTATTTCCTTTACTCACCCCGGGTGTTCTTCGCCTCTTTGCTGTTCCCTGAGTGTCCATCTGCTCTGCTCCAGAGCTGTTGTCTCCAAGCATGGAATCGGATCTTTGGTGAGCCTTAGCCTTCTCTGACATGAGCTTATCCGCTTGCTTCTGTGCTTCCTCCAGAGTGAAGTTTAGTTTTTGCTCTGCCTCTGGACGGCTGTCGTTCTCTTTGGGAACGCTAAGCTTGGGAGAAACGGAGGACCTTTGCTGCTCTGAGCATCGGACTTGCCTTTGCGGTATCTTATTGGACTCACAGGATGAGAAACATGAGTGCTCCGACGCGGGAGCGATACTGCTTTCTGATAAGGAGCGTTTACGGGAGACGGCAGGAGACGATGTCTCCATCAGTGACTCCCAAGGGAAATTCTCCAGGAATGCAATGTCGTCTTCCTCCTGGTTCTGGTCCTCTGGGTCGTTTGGAACCATTTCTATGCCGAACCTGGAGAAAGATGGAAGTCGAAATAAGACTCAGCAGAACAGAAAGGCTTGAATTTAAGTTATTATCTCACCTGGGCATTCCTTTCCCCTTGTCCTGCTTCTTCCGCACTTCCTGGTACACCTGCTCCCAGTTGACCTTCCGCCGAGACCCGGAGGAGCTGATGAGCTGGCGAACGGTCGGTTTGAGCCCGGAATCCTTCTCTGTGTCACTTCTCCGCGACTCACTCAGGTTGCGCACCCGCCTGGCAATGTTGAGGTTGGGCTCCGGGCCGCCTGTCTTGGTCTTGGTGCTGACACGCTTGGTCAGGTCTCGTCCAAGTTTGGACGCGCTGGATGCTTTGAGATCTGTTTTGCCGCATCTGGAGGTGTCGCTCTCCGAATTGCAACCTTCTTCTGCATCCTGTGTGGCCTCATCCCGAGGCGGTGATGTGAGAGCTTCCTTGTCTGGACGCTTTTCCGGGTCATCGCCGTTTGAGCCTGCGGGCGCCAATCTCTCTGTGGTGGAAGTGCTGACGTGCAGCGACTGGAGGGAGTGTGTGCTCTCAGATGAAGACACTGCAAGCTTTTCTCGGAGCGGGTCGTGCGATTTCGGTTTAGTCGCATTCTGTCGGCAGCTTCTGTCCTTGTTGTCCGTAATCTGACCCTGCACTGGAACCTTGAGGGGCTCCCCCTCAGTCTGTCGGGCCACTGTCAGCTTAAAGCCATCCAAAGAGCATCTCCTTTCGGCCAGACGGCCAGACGTGCTTTTCCTGACTATTTCTGGAGACTTCTGTTCTTGCCACGAAGGCAGGGGTAGAACAGGAGGGGTCCTGATTCCCATCTGCTTGGTAGTGGGTTTTGACTGTGGCTGTGCTGAGGCCCCACTGTTGGGATGAGTGGAAGGACCAGAGGTGGAGGTCTGGTGGCCATCTTTCTGGGcactgcttctcttttctgCGCTTTTAGGGTTACTTTTAGGTTTTGCCTcttctgattctgctgctgttgtttcctGGCTTTTGGACCCTTTTGTGTGATCATCTTTTGGGGTCTCTGAGGTATCTTTGCTCGGTTTCACGTCTACTTCCTTTGACCAACTGCAGGTTTTGTCCAGTTTTGGGTTGCTACCAAAGGTCTTTTTACTGTGCTGGTCGCAGTCAGCTGCTCGCATCTCCTCCCTCTGGGGCCCCCTACATTCTTCACCCTTCCTTTGAAAGTTCTTCACAGGATTGGTGAAAAACTGTGGCGGCGGCGGAAACAGAGAGGGCCCATTGAAGCTGAGTGGGCGGTTATTTGGTGCGCACTGCGAAATATTATTCCTGCCATACATGCCATAGTTGCTGCCTTGGTTGCTGAGCCAGGGCAGCCGATTTTGGTCATCGAACGGACTCCGCTCCCACTTTTTGGAGCCGCCCCAGCCGTCCTGTGAGTGGAAGCTGTCGACTTGTAAGTCACCCGATGCCCATCTGTGAAAGTAAGGTGGAGCCTGAGCATGCCAGGTGGCACTCCTtccttgtttgttgttgttccaAGGTGGGGTGTAGCCCGCTCGTAAGCCAGGCTGCTGTTTGTTGTTCCAGGAGTTGTGCCGAGTGGACCAAGCGAAGCCTTGTGGCAGATGCTGCTGACCTCTATCCAGCTGGTAACACTCCTTGGCTTTGCTGAGTCGCTGCTGGAACTCCTTTTTCCTCGCTTCCTCCTGCTGTTTGGCCAGCTGAGCAGCAATGGCCGCCTCCTTTTCTTTGCTGCAGACAAACccgcaaataaaaaaaaaaaaaaaatcatacagtgCAGGTGACCCCTCCGCCTCCAAAAAAAACCTGCGCCAAATGCTTGCCTGCTTCTGTTTTTGACTGCGGTCTTGTAATTTGATCCCAGCACTGATCAGGCGGCTAAAAGCAGCCTGTGAGGGCTGATGAACAGAATGAGGCTATAGATGGTGCGTGCTCAGGCTAGTTCACTGCCTTTATAGCTGGAGACTTTCAACTCATTAGATCTCTAAATAGCATTTgcaaaaccccccccaaaaaacatgttGTTCAGTGTTATTCGTGTTCATTTAGTAATGCAATGACTGAAGGAATTTAAGCTGAATATTTGTTTCCAGTTGCAACTTGGGTTAGTACGTTTTGCCTCCTGCAGAGGCAACAGTAATTTCTTCTGCAAGAAATGGTAATTCTTGCACAGAAAGTACGGTAGTCAGAGGCAAACTTCAAGTTGCTTGAGAGTTGTGCTCTTAATATGCAGTGAATTAGCTTGATATTTACACCCTTAACCCACAttacaaaccaacaggagcttatcaacccaaatgcctgcctcactcacggtgcaagcaaaaataacaacaagtaacatgtggaacacacaatgtaattgTATGCAGGTGACCATGACTATGCAGGTATCAAAatagacacacacatatacgCACAAAACTATACTCATTTATAACACGCAAGGCATATTGGGttacttcctgttggggaagggTTGAGTACCCAAAAAGGGGGGCAAATGGTTAGGTACCCAGAAGGGCCGGCAGGTTATAAATTAGGAGAatatagtattgttttgcatgtacattAGTGTGTAAGCctttatttccaaacacagtCTATGTGGTGCAGTAGCTGTACATTGTGTCTTCCATATGTGTTACTTTGTGTTATAtttggttgcactgtgagtgagggTGGTGTTTGGTTCGATGACTTCCGATTGGTTTGagtcaaaatagacatttttatgagtgTCTCAATTGCTCACGGATTTGCACCATTTGCGGGTGGTCTGAGATCGCCACCCCTGCAAATAGCAGGGATCTTCTGCATTAGCGAGGAGTATGATTCCGCTCTTCTAAGATTTAGCTTTGTTGTTCCAATACATTTTTCCTAAATTCCTTTCtttacattcttgacatttctTTGTATCCCAgagaaaaaacatggaaaaagtATTTTGATATTCTGTAATATTCTGCAAGGGTTATATTGTAACAATTGGATTCAGTCTGCCATCGTTTGTGTGCAGAACACAGGTGACCGTTTTTGATGTATCAACAGCTTTTGTGCTACATATACAATAGCATAAACAATCAGAGGATGTCCAGTGGGATACACTGTGGTTGTCTACAAGCATTCATTTCTTCGTTTATCAGCATTGTGGTATGAAGAGCTACGTGAGAGATGGCAGACGCAATGTGGAAGTGAAATGTCTTACCGGATCTGCTCCTTCCGCTTGTGGATCGCATCCACCAGCACCTGGTCGAAGTAGTCCTCGTTGCGGTCCAGGCTCACGGGCTTCTTCTCAAGAGCCTCCAAATGTTGCTTGTGCGCCGCACTGGAAATGTGGCTGGCGTAGTCGGTCAGGCTCACCACCGACACCTTGCACACCCTGCACTCGTGGCCGCAGTCCCTGGGGAGGTGAGGCGACAGGGGGTGCTCAATGCTTCCTTCAGGCATGGTTCTGGTCTTGTTTGCTGGGTTCTTCCTGCCTTGCAGAGCTTGTTGTGACAATGCACTCTACCTGGCTGCTCTACTTTTTCTTCCTTTGTCTCAATCAGAAAAAGTGGGAAAAGAGAGTACTCAACAAtccctttaaaaaataaagttagcCAATTTTTCTATTGGTTGCAGATCAGGAGGTAACTAACTTAAATTTGCtggtgtcaaaaataaaaatctttatCTTCCTGATCTAAAGTTAGCGTCCCCTAGCAGGCCATAGGAGGCAGGAAGAGCCGCACAGCCCAGGCGGCACGCTAATGGAGCTAGCCGGCCTTGCAGCGCTTAGTGTGCTGCCATGATGGCGTCTGCTGCACTCTGAGAACTGGCCGGGGTCTCACGTCTGTTTTTGACTTGACACTCCAGCCAGGAAGCATCCACTGACCGCCCAATCCTCCCCTATCCAGCACCGACATTTGTGCTCTTCATCgcactgaccaatcacagcaagAGAAAGAGTAACTGGAGCCCGCAGCTGCTCGCAAACTTTGCCTCCAGACCTCTCCCAGATATGTCACCTTGGGTCTGGACCCCTCtcacgttttattttttttttaactctctaTCAAGGAATGCTGACATTCTATCAGCCCCTGTGCTCTTCACCGTTATCACTTGTGTAGCTTATTTATCAGCTGGGGGTCAAAAATATTCAGCTGAATTTCAACTTGACGTCTCACACGCTTTAACTTATCAAAAAGTCACGAGCCAGCTGCCTTCTATCAGGCTTCCGGAGAGAGCTTGTGTCTAAATATATGTGTCACAGTTGGAGCAGCTGCCCCTCAATCCACTAGGCTTGATCCCCGGTGAGCACGTgccagtgtgtgcatgtgcttcaTGACCCACATTCAATACACCAGAAGAAGACCCACAGAAAAGCCTTAGATGAGACTGTTATCCactcaaaatgtgcaaaaactcTCATTAGGTGCACTAGTTAGATAAACTAGTAGATAAATAATAGTTCTTAGTGTTAGCTGCTAcgataacaatatcgctgtagcttggttaatatacaggtcagttgtgtaaatggaacactgttggcgGTTCTTCgaggattttttttacagctttatcGTCGAAATAGGTGCCTCCCATGtggtgcaatgttagctggctcatgctaactcgtttcctcttgttagaatgcacagaaaagggaaagaaatattgtggatgatgagcataactcaaaaaaaagtgcagttttccttgaagttgttatatttaatgaatttttacatgttgtaaataacagcctctctccaattatcaccTACACCCCATCCTCTTTGCGGTATTGATAAACAAACGCCCCAGCTCCAATTACAACATTTGCTGTATGCTATGAAGGCTATTCAAAAGCAGAAGTATGTGTGTAGTGTTTAGTTACAAAACGACATCGCCAACTACcagcctggcatgcatattacaatgttataatGTTTCTTTAAACAGCCAAGACCCTAACTGGTGACACGCACCAAAAATATGAGTGCAACACTTTTGCTTTTGCTAGCATTATTCATGATgttagatgtaaaaaaaaaaaaatctctcaaatctgtctaaatctgtgttagtgagctttagtgagcattcatgactccatccatccactcattttctatgccgcttatcctcactagggtcacggatatgctggagcctatcgcagctgactttggccaaggcgaaccggggcggacgctaaccaggGTTGCACTGTAATGACTCGTGTTCGGACAAATTTATCTAAAGATCTGCCTTTTATGTACCTAAAAAAAAgctttacatctttgagtttagctcatgaaaaatgggagcaaaaacagaagtgttgcgtttatatttttgtggaGTGTAAGTATGGAGTTGGCTTACCGGCCTTTGAGTTTCTCCAGCTCGCGGTGGTGCAGCATGCTTCTCATGTGCTCGTCCATCTCCTGCAGAGGAACAATTAAGTTGTGCTTTCACGCGTACGCTGCCACGCCGCAAAAGTGTCCCCGCACATTAACTTTTTACGATTTCTCAGTTCACAACATGAAAAGGAATTTGGGGGCCATCCAGTGCATGCCAAAGACAGAGGTGGCGCTATAACTAATCAAACTGTGAGGCCTTTTTTAGCCTACAGAAAGTAATTCCTGGAGAGGCACAATAGACAACAAATTGCAGAGCACTTAAAATACAGAGTTAATTGAATAGCTCAGTCTGCTGGGGCCTAAAATAGAAAACAGACAGTATGCACTGTGGAAAATCTAAAGCCAAAGGCC
This window contains:
- the znf106a gene encoding zinc finger protein 106, whose protein sequence is MVTFPVKMTKTRKCILCETVHASKQEMDEHMRSMLHHRELEKLKGRDCGHECRVCKVSVVSLTDYASHISSAAHKQHLEALEKKPVSLDRNEDYFDQVLVDAIHKRKEQIRKEKEAAIAAQLAKQQEEARKKEFQQRLSKAKECYQLDRGQQHLPQGFAWSTRHNSWNNKQQPGLRAGYTPPWNNNKQGRSATWHAQAPPYFHRWASGDLQVDSFHSQDGWGGSKKWERSPFDDQNRLPWLSNQGSNYGMYGRNNISQCAPNNRPLSFNGPSLFPPPPQFFTNPVKNFQRKGEECRGPQREEMRAADCDQHSKKTFGSNPKLDKTCSWSKEVDVKPSKDTSETPKDDHTKGSKSQETTAAESEEAKPKSNPKSAEKRSSAQKDGHQTSTSGPSTHPNSGASAQPQSKPTTKQMGIRTPPVLPLPSWQEQKSPEIVRKSTSGRLAERRCSLDGFKLTVARQTEGEPLKVPVQGQITDNKDRSCRQNATKPKSHDPLREKLAVSSSESTHSLQSLHVSTSTTERLAPAGSNGDDPEKRPDKEALTSPPRDEATQDAEEGCNSESDTSRCGKTDLKASSASKLGRDLTKRVSTKTKTGGPEPNLNIARRVRNLSESRRSDTEKDSGLKPTVRQLISSSGSRRKVNWEQVYQEVRKKQDKGKGMPRFGIEMVPNDPEDQNQEEDDIAFLENFPWESLMETSSPAVSRKRSLSESSIAPASEHSCFSSCESNKIPQRQVRCSEQQRSSVSPKLSVPKENDSRPEAEQKLNFTLEEAQKQADKLMSEKAKAHQRSDSMLGDNSSGAEQMDTQGTAKRRRTPGDVLSQEAAGVEQDKKRRKIKSKSADRLQIDQLLAVSLREEELSRSLQTVDSNLIQARAALEAAYMEVQRFMVVKQQITTEMSTLREKRIDLLKGMQAGNISAALPIQLKEEKTEPVESSLAASMSSLTSAAAPPHPGSSSPQSSIALPVAIKQEPLSPVRVSSESQLLEAATLAEPTFERHTSVETKLELYQADGDSWSLGQCADVKDSLLGLLEPCEKAVQSTHHLHNLDLKTPVQLMSASSRRSSETGSLAERSLSPTFETPMVPNTPGSPCEMRSGKRVRKLKKRKVLEKAHGNVQPESSDTEMDAEASRPRWPRPNRRSSSSSAHSTQVSISSLPSGGDVKMEDDKEVTRRGMKPLIQPLLPETDTPVLTEEKMEVIEACQQPLRTSLSPPACIPDSSRTEQPSLACNEVTSTSDMDICKSSESEVSFPKMAWSSSQMSCGSFEGHQEAVNAMQVHNGLLYTCSGDRTIKALDLQTRKCVAVFSGHTSKVSCLLVSAAPCLQRHLYSGSSDQTIRCYNLKTQELEQQFSLADRVLCLHSRWKLLYAGLANGNVVTFDLTSNRQMDVFECHAPRAVSCLASYQEGCRRILLVGSYDSTISVRDAKTGLLLRTLEGHTKTVLCMKVVDDLVFSGSSDQNVFAHNIHSGELVRAYKGHSHAVTVLTVVGKVMVTACLDKLVRVYDLQSREQLQVYAGHSDMVTSMTVHQNKIYTGCYDGSVQAVELNLTQNYRCRWHGCSLVFGLTEHLQQHLVNDHAGANLQTLRCRWKDCEEFFCARNGSKQGMLSHVRKHAEEAEPEP